The region AAAGATTGATGAGGATATAGCAGACCTGATAGTAAAAGGCAGTACTCCTCTTGGTATCGTTCAGAAAGCAAGGGAAAAAGGAATGAGAACATTAAAAGAGGACGGTCTTATAAAAGTTTTCAAAGGCGTCACAACCCCTGAAGAGATAAAGAGAGTAACAGGATAAGATGAGATTTTATCTAATTGAGGCTATTGATCAGGAAGGGAAGAAACAGAAGAAGGTTTTAAGCGTAACAGACGAGTCTGAGATATTTCCCCTTCTTGAGTTCTCTGGTCTTATACCTTTAAAGATTAAAAAGCTTCCAGATTACTACAGATACCTCAATATAAGAAAGTATATATACAGAATTAAAAGACAGGAAATAATTGAAGTTTTAGAGAATCTACATCTAATTGTAAAATCTGGACTTCCTATAAATACAGGACTTATGGATCTTGCAGAAGATGCAGAGAACCCATCATTAAAAGAGATGCTTTTTGATATGGCATTTAAAATACAGGCAGGTGAGACATTATCTCAGGCAGCAGAAAGCTACAGGGATATTTTCTCAGATGTTGTTATATCCCTTTTCAAGATTGGTGAGGAGACCGGAAGTCTTGATAAAACATTAAAGGATGCAGCTGAGCATCTAAAAAAGATTGAAGATCTGAAAGCAAAAACGAAACAGGCATTGATATATCCTGCATTTGCATTTTTCAGTGTTTTAGGTGCAATGATATTCTGGCTTGTTTATGTTCTCCCAAAGATAATCGATGCTTTCAAGGATTTTAATATAGAGCTTCCTGCAACAACTGTATTCATTATGAAAACATCAGATTTTTTAAGATCTTACGGTATATTTCTTGTTGTGGTTATTTTCATATTATTTATTCTTCTTCAGATGTTAAGAAAGAAGAATGAAAAGATAAGAATTGAGACAGACCGTCTAATTTTAAAGATACCTGTCATTGGCATAATCATTGAGAACTTTAATTATGCTTTTTTTGCTGAGTATGTAAGGCTTATGATACAGGCTGGACTTCCACTTTATCAGGCATTAAATATTATGGAAAATGCTATAAGAAATTATGTTTTTAAGACAGCCATAAGAAACTCAAGAAATGAGATTGAGCTTGGAAGATCATTTTCTGATTCCTTAAAAAAGGAGAATGTGTTTTCACCTCTGATCATAAGGATGATATCTATAGGAGAGCAGACAGGAGCTTTAGATGAGCAGCTTGACTATATATCAAATTACTATTACAACAAGGTTGAGTACATATCACAGAATATAGCCAAGATGATTGAGCCTATAATAATAGGTGTGGTGGGAGGATTTATGCTCATAGTTATGCTTGGATTTATAGGTCCTATATACGATCTGATATCACAGATCGGAAGAATGTGATGAAAATAGGTATTGCTCTTTCAGGTGGTGCTGTAAGGGGGGCAGCACATATAGGCGTTCTTAAAGCTCTTGAGGAAAGAGGGATAAAACCTGATTTTATATCAGGATCAAGTGCAGGTTCTATAGTTGGTGCCTTTTATGCAGCAGGTTACTCTCCTCTCGAGATGGAAAAGATAGCATTAAACACAAAATTTCTCTCTTACTTAAAGCCTGAGCTTTCCTTTAGCGCACTTTTTTCCCTGGAGAAGCTGGAAAAATTTCTTGAAAGGTACATAGGCAAAAAAGATATATCTGAGCTTGAGAAGAAACTATTTGTTTGTGTCACAAATCTGAATAAGGGTATTCCAGAGTATAAATCAAAGGGGGATCTTTTTTTATGGATATCAGCATCTTCCTCACTTCCGTTTATATTCAAACCTGTTGAGTACGAGGGAAATCTCTATATAGACGGGGGGATTATGGATAACCTCCCTGTAGAGCCTTTAAAAATTCATTCAGACTATATAATCGGTGTGGATGTAAACCCTCTTGGAACAGAAGAGAGGCTCAACAACGCTTTTTCCATACTTATAAGGAGTTTTTATCTTGCTTTCAGATCAAATGTTGAACTGAGGAAAAGGGTGTGCGATCTTTTTATACAGCCTGAAGATCTTGTTGATATAGGTCTTTTTTCTGCCTGGAGAATAAAGGATGCTATAGATATAGGCTACAGATACACAAAGAATATTTTAAACAGGAATGATCTTAAGATATAGATCTCCCCTATTTCCCTCTAGATCTCTGTAACCTTCATTTTTAATCTTCAGGACAACAGGAGAGGATGTCCTTTCCGGTATTTTGATCTTCAGCTTTTTACCTTCAAAACCCTGAAAAGATATATAATCACCTCTTAAGGCTTTATCTTTCTGTATGTATATATCTTTATGTATATCAATCCCTTTAATCTTTATATTTTTTCCCTTTATAAATCTGATTTTAAGGTAAAGATCTCCGTAATCTCCTCCATAAACACCGCTGTCCCCACCACCTTCCAGTTTTAAAACGGTATTCTCAGATACTCCAGCAGGTATCTCTATTCTTTTTTCAGCCTGAACCTTAACCCTTCCTTCCCCGTTGCATATCTCACAGGGGTTTAGCACTAAAAAACCTCTTCCTTCACACTCCATACAGGGTATCTTAAGGAAAAGTTTTTTTATACTCCCCTTTCCTTCGCACCTTTTACATCTTTTTATTATTGAGTTCTCAGTAATACCTGATCCATCACAGTAGGAGCATTTCTCGTATCTTAGGTAGGATATACTTTTTATACAGCCTGAGAAACCCTCTTCAATTTTTATGTATATCTTTTTGTGTAGATCCCTTCCTCTCTTTGGTTTAGAGTGGTAACCTAAGATATCTGATATAACCTCATTGATTCTGTCTCCAAGCTTTCTCTTTCTTTCTGTTGATATGTAGATATCGTAGGATTTTCTCTTTTCAGGATCAATTAATGTCTC is a window of Persephonella marina EX-H1 DNA encoding:
- a CDS encoding DnaJ C-terminal domain-containing protein yields the protein MDFYRILGVGRDATPEEIKKAFREKAKKYHPDLNRENEEIFKKIVQAYETLIDPEKRKSYDIYISTERKRKLGDRINEVISDILGYHSKPKRGRDLHKKIYIKIEEGFSGCIKSISYLRYEKCSYCDGSGITENSIIKRCKRCEGKGSIKKLFLKIPCMECEGRGFLVLNPCEICNGEGRVKVQAEKRIEIPAGVSENTVLKLEGGGDSGVYGGDYGDLYLKIRFIKGKNIKIKGIDIHKDIYIQKDKALRGDYISFQGFEGKKLKIKIPERTSSPVVLKIKNEGYRDLEGNRGDLYLKIIPV
- a CDS encoding type II secretion system F family protein, with translation MRFYLIEAIDQEGKKQKKVLSVTDESEIFPLLEFSGLIPLKIKKLPDYYRYLNIRKYIYRIKRQEIIEVLENLHLIVKSGLPINTGLMDLAEDAENPSLKEMLFDMAFKIQAGETLSQAAESYRDIFSDVVISLFKIGEETGSLDKTLKDAAEHLKKIEDLKAKTKQALIYPAFAFFSVLGAMIFWLVYVLPKIIDAFKDFNIELPATTVFIMKTSDFLRSYGIFLVVVIFILFILLQMLRKKNEKIRIETDRLILKIPVIGIIIENFNYAFFAEYVRLMIQAGLPLYQALNIMENAIRNYVFKTAIRNSRNEIELGRSFSDSLKKENVFSPLIIRMISIGEQTGALDEQLDYISNYYYNKVEYISQNIAKMIEPIIIGVVGGFMLIVMLGFIGPIYDLISQIGRM
- a CDS encoding patatin-like phospholipase family protein; this encodes MKIGIALSGGAVRGAAHIGVLKALEERGIKPDFISGSSAGSIVGAFYAAGYSPLEMEKIALNTKFLSYLKPELSFSALFSLEKLEKFLERYIGKKDISELEKKLFVCVTNLNKGIPEYKSKGDLFLWISASSSLPFIFKPVEYEGNLYIDGGIMDNLPVEPLKIHSDYIIGVDVNPLGTEERLNNAFSILIRSFYLAFRSNVELRKRVCDLFIQPEDLVDIGLFSAWRIKDAIDIGYRYTKNILNRNDLKI